The DNA window ATGCTGCATACCGGTGTTGTTAGGTCCAGTACAAGCGAGTTTGCTTCTCCTGTCATGTTGGTCCATAGGAAGGATGGGTCATGGCGATTTTGTGTTGATTACCATCATCTCAATGCTATCACAATGAAACACAAGCATCCGATGCTGATGGTTGATGAGCTACTTGATGAAATCAATGGGGCACAGTGGTTCACCAAGCTCGATTTCAGtgctggctatcatcagattaggATAGCCACTGGTGATGAATATAAGACAGCTTTTTGCACACACCAAGGTCTTTATGAATTCATGGTCATgcctttcggactaacaaatgcacCGGCGACATTTCAGAGCCCAATGAATACAATCTTTTCATCCCTACTACGGCGAGGTGTGATTGTATTTATGGACGATATTTTCATCTACAGTGCAACCTTGGAAGAGCATGTGAAATTGTTGAACGAAGTATTTTAGATCCTAGAGCAACATCACTTTTTCATTAAACGTTCAAAGTGTTTGTTTGCTCAGTCATCTGTGGAGTACTTTGGCCATGTCATCTCAGCTGAGGGGGTGGCCACTGATCCTTCCGAAGTGCAAGCAGTAGTTAATTGGCCAATACCCAGGAATGTTAAGCAGTTAAGGGGTTTTCTAGGATTATCAGGATACTATCGAAAGTTCATCCAATATTATGGCATGATGGCTCGACCATTGACTGATTTGTTGAAGAAGGGATGTCAACTTCAGTGGACACCAAAGATTGAGCAAGCATTTTAGTTTCTCAAACAAAGATTAGTGCAGGCTCTTGTTCTTGCTGTGCCAAACTTTGAACTACCATTCATAGAAGAGACTGACGCTAGTGATCTAGGAATTGGTGCAGTCCTCATGCAGGCTGATCATTCAGTGGCTTACTTAAGTAAACACTTGTGCCCAAGAAATCAAGCACTGTCAGTTTATGAGAAAGACTGCTTGGCTATTTTGATGGCCATAAACAACTGGAGGCCATACCTACAGCATAGGAGGTTTCTAATTCGTACTGATCAGAAGAGTCTGTTACATCTAATATAGCAAAGGGTGACTTCAAAGATTCAACATAAAGCATTGGTGAAGTTGATGGATTTGGATTATCAGATTCAGTACAAAAAAGGGATCAACAATGCTGCAGCAAATGCTCTATCTAGATGCGTATCTGAACAGGAAGTTGTTGCTGTATCTGAATGTGTGCCATTATGGATACACAAGTTGAGGGAAGGATATGATGAATATTCTGAAGACAGAGAGCTCTTGGTTGAATTAGCAGTTCTGGGGAGAATGAGAGAGGCTTTGCTTTGGTGAATGGAGTTATAAGATTGCATGACAGAATATGGGTGGGACACAATGTCTTAGCACAGCAGCATATTTTACAGGCACttcatgcaagtggtataggggGACATTCAGGAATATCAACGACTTACAATCGTGTGAAGTCTCTCTTTGCCTGGCCTCATCTTAAACAGTCTGTGCAGCAGTTTGTTAAGCGGTGTGACATTTGTCAGCAAGCCAAGGTGGAACATACTAACTTACCAGGACTATTATAGCCTTCGCCAATACCTTCACAAGCCTAGGAAGTGATCAGCCTAGACTTCATTGAAGGGTTACCTACATCTGACAGGTACAATGCTATATTAGCGGTGGTGAACAAATTCTCAAAGTATGGACACTTTCTCCCTGTCCACCATCCCTAAACAGCCATTCAAATTGCCAAGCTATTTCTGGATATTATCTGAAAACTACATGGATTTCCAAAGGGTATTATTTCTGATAGAGATCCTATCTTTACTAGCACACTGTGGAAAGAACTCTTCAAGCTGACTGATACCCAATTGCTAATGAGCTCGGCCTaccatccccaaactgatggtcagacaGAAAGACTTAATCAGTGTTTAGAAGGTTCCTTGAGATGTACTGTGCACTCATGCCCAAGGCAATGGAGCAAATGGTTGTTAGTAGCAGACTTTTGGTACAATACAGCACATCATTCTGCTCTGGGGAGATCTCCATTTAAAGTTTTGTATGGGCAAAGTCCAACAGAACTGAGTATCTCTAATCTGAATCTTTGTGTAGTGCCAGATTTGGAACAATGGATGAAGGAAAGGGAGCTATTGAACAGAATCATTCAACAGCAGTTGCAGAGGGCACAGCAATGGATGAAATCTTAAGCTGATAAGCATAGGATGGAACGAGAGTTTCAGCAAGGTGATTTGGTGTATATGAAACTGCAACCATATGTTCAGTCCACATTAGCAGCAAGATCAAATAAGAAGCTCCCATTTCAGTTTTATGGTCCATATAAGGTGTTGCAGCGTGTGGGCAAAGTGGCATATAAGCTGGAGCTACCAGAGGGAAGTCGCATTCACCCGGTCATTCATGTTTCCCAACTGAAGAAACATATTCCAAAGGATGTGGCGGTTACTAAAGATTTAACTTCTGTTAGTACTGACCCGTTCCAAGTTCAGCTGCCAATGAAGATTCTACAGACTCAGGTCATCCAGGGAGGTGCCAATATGATCAACCAAGTGCTCGTTCAGTGGAGTTCAGTGCCGGAAGAGATGGCCACTTGGGAAGATGAGGCGGATGTACCATGTGATTAGGTGCAGGTGGCAACAGGCTGAGGACAACCTGATTCTCAAGGAGGGGACAATGTcagggtatgacgactgggctcgTACGGACAGAGGCAGTGTAACTGTTGCCGGTCTGGCAACAGAGGTCGGTGAGCATCGGCTATATAAGGTGCGGTAGGAGATGTAATATCCAGGCAATCTTGTAACAGAATACTCTAGAATCCCAATTCAGTTACCGCGGTTCGTCCGCGCCCTTCCTGTGAACTCTGTTACGATTGCAAATTATCCCCAAATTATCCCCAAATTCCACCATAGCATAGCTACTTCATTACACAATAGCACGTCACATGCATTGGGATGCATGTTCTCCATCGCTACGGTATATTCGACAACATACTCGCAGTCACAGAGACATAATTTTCTCCTGTGTACCGCATACCCTGTATTTAATCATGTTGTGCATGCCTACACAGGCCATTCTTGTTCTTCGTCGTGTGTTAATAAGAAAATATTTGCCACTAAAAATAGTTTCTACACTTGTGAGATGGATACTATCTCAAAAATATACACAGACCCTTATTTTTATTCTTGTTCATCAATTTTTATGATGTAGCAGGAGTGTTGCCTCGCCTTGAGAGAGGAATTTGTTTCCAAATAAATCAGGAGGCGAGTTAAGGTGACCAACATACATACGCAAAATTAAACGATTGGACCTTTTTGCTTATCATGGCTGGAGGTTTAGTGTCAGACttccttttatttaattttatcCTTGTGAGACTAGCGAGCTTTCTGCTTTTGTTCTGCTGGTCGGTTGCAAATTTGGACAGCTATATgcaacttttcgagatctacaactttcattttggtagtttctctatccgaggtcacttataaaatttgaatttcaaataatagaaattcgaatgtagttttccatgacaagatggtttcaaatgagaaagttatcaagtacaaagtttcataacttttcaagatctacaacttttatttttactgtttgtccatccaaggtcgtttaaaaaattcaaattttaaatttttggaaattcaaacatagtttttcttgacaaaatgatttcaaatcaaaaagttgtcaactataaagtttcataacttatcgagatctaacttttattttggttgtttctccatccgaggtcgtttacaaaatttaaatttcaaattttagaaattcaaacgtaattttgcttgacaagatgatttcaaattaaaaagttgtcaactatagagtttcataactttccgaaatctacaacttctattttgatcatttattcatccgacattatggtagtaacattgttcacaaatattacatatccctcttattgtttatgaaactataagagagatatgtaaattttgtgaataatgttattaccactttattggatgaagaaatgaccaaaataaaacttatagatcttgataagttctgcaacttctatgttcatgattttttcatctgaaattaattagtgttccaaaataacgtttggccttctctatatgctcctctaaatattgttcctcttttgcccctctctatttttctatttttttggccattgttgttttttgggaaatgttgacttttttattttatttttttgatatttttcctttacttaggagcacaaaagaagtaaccacagaaaatatgagctgaaacaagtgaaagacgtggttTGTGAatttttcagaaaacttgctcaaaatcgacaagaaccacaaaaagaggatcttgtgaccactttttgatcaaTCTAAATTTTCAAACCCCAACCAtgcggggatggacggatccaaaaaatttttctgatcaattttgatatatgaaacgtcgaaatcggagttcgtatgcgaaaactagaccagttttaagaattggctccgaattagaggacaaaacgggaacaataattTCAAATAGTCcttttcaagtagtaaatgatctcaactgaaaaagttgtcaactataaa is part of the Miscanthus floridulus cultivar M001 chromosome 9, ASM1932011v1, whole genome shotgun sequence genome and encodes:
- the LOC136479986 gene encoding uncharacterized protein, encoding MEREFQQGDLVYMKLQPYVQSTLAARSNKKLPFQFYGPYKVLQRVGKVAYKLELPEGSRIHPVIHVSQLKKHIPKDVAVTKDLTSVSTDPFQVQLPMKILQTQVIQGGANMINQVLVQWSSVPEEMATWEDEADVPCD